GATTTCGTTCAAATCTTCTTTCATCATATCCATATGAACTCCCAGTCTTTCCGGAATTGCTTCATAATAAGTATGCGGAGGAGCAGATAAAAATTCTACGCCGCGTGCTCTTAGTTGAGAAACTGTTTTAATAATATCATCTGTTGCAATAGCGATATGCTGAATTCCGGGTCCGCCATAGAAATCTAAATATTCTTCGATCTGAGATTTTTTCTTTCCTTCGGCTGGTTCATTAATTGGGAATTTAATTCTTCCGTTTCCGTTTGACATTACTTTACTCATCAATGCAGAATATTCTGTGGTAATTTGTTTGTCATCAAAAGATAAAAAGTTTACAAATCCCATAACATCTTCGTAGAATTTTACCCAGGTATTCATTTCATTCCAGCCTACATTTCCAACCATGTGGTCGATGTATTTTAATCCTGTTGATTCCGGGTTAAAGTCAGATTTCCATTCTCTGTAACCTGGAAGAAAAACACCATTATAGTTTTTTCTTTCTACAAAAATGTGAACCGTTTCTCCGTAAGTGTAAATTCCGGAACGAACTACCTGACCAAATTCATCTTCCTCAACGGTTGGTTCCATAAAAGATCGTGCCCCGCGTTTCATGGTTTCTTCGTAAGACTTTGTTGCGTCTTCAACCCAAAGTGCGGCAACTTTTACTCCGTCACCATGTTTTTTTAAATGTTCGTTGATTGGAGAATCAGCCGTTAAAGGCGTTGTCAAAACAATTCTTATTTTATCTTGTTTGATAACATAAGACGCTCTGTCTTTTACTCCGGTTTCCAGCCCGGCGTATGCCAATGACTGGTATCCAAATGCAGATTTATAATAATGTGCAGCTTGTTTGGCATTACCTACATAAAATTCTACATAATCGGTTCCTAATAACGGAAGGAAATCCTGCGCTCCTTCGAATATTTTTTCTAATCCGTATTCTACTGATTTTACTTCTTTGCTCATGATTTTTTAATTAGAAAATGTGTCAATTAGATAATTATTTACGCAATGTTGAAATTGGTACATTGACAAATTATCTCATTATCTAGTTGAACTCATCTTTGATGTTGATATTATTTTATTTAAAATTTCTGATAACTGTTCTATAAGTTCTTTGCAATTAGGATATTCTTTATATGCATCATACAAAAACAACCAATATTCAGTTTCGTCTGCTTCTTTAATTGTAATTTTTAATTTATGAATAAAATCAGCTTTACTTTCTGCATTTTGAGACTCTTTTGAATTTGCTCCAATTGATGTACCGCTTTTTAATAATTGATTCGTAATAACAAACTTTTTTTGTTCTTGAAGTTCTGTTGTATAATAAATAATGTTTAATGCGAAATTGAAAGTTTTAATTAAAAGAGCGTTGTCTTTATATTTTTCGTTAAAAGTGATTTGGCTTAATTAGATAATTTGAGAATGGTGTCAATGAGATAATTTATTTTGTAAGTTTAAAATCACACATTTAGTTATTTAATTCTCAAATTGGCATATTTTCTAATTGACACATTTACTAATTAAGACTCAGTCCATGACTTGTAGTATTGACCATCATCCAATCCCATAGCTTCTTCGGTAATCATTAATGGGCGGAACGTATCCACCATTACGGCTAATTCCTGAGTTTCTTTGTGACCAATGCTTCGTTCCATTGCTCCCGGTGCTGGTCCGTGAGGAATTCCTTTTGGGTGTAAAGTAATATGTCCCTGCTCAATGTTATTACGGCTCATAAAATCGCCATCAACATAATATATGACTTCGTCAGAATCTATATTACTGTGATTGTATGGTGCTGGAATAGCTTTTGGGTGATAATCATAAAGTCTAGGGCAGAAAGAACAAACAACAAATGTTGCTGTTTCAAATGTTTGATGTACCGGAGGCGGTTGATGAACACGTCCCGTTATAGGTTCGAAATTATGAATTGAAAATCCGTATGGGAAATTATATCCGTCCCAACCCACAACGTCAAAAGGATGAGTTGCATAAACCACTTCGTGAAGCATGCCTTCTTTTTTAATTTTCATTAAAAAATCACCTTTTTCATCGTGCGTTTCCAGTTCATTTGGTAAAATAAAATCACGCTCGCAAAACGGAGAATGTTCTAAATGCTGGCCTGACTGATTTTTATATCGTTTTGGAGTATAAAAAGGAGTGTAAGATTCGACATAAAACAGACGGTTTTCTTCTGTTTCAAATTCTATCTGATAAATAATACCGCGTGGAATAATTAAATAATCACCATATTCAAATGGAATATTTCCTAACATGGTTCTTAACTTTCCTTTTCCTTTATGGATGAAAAGCATTTCATCGGCATCGGCGTTTTTGTAGAAATAACTTCTAAGGGATTCTTTTGGTGCAGCAAGACCAATAATACAGTCTTTATTGACAAGCATGGCTTTACGGCTGTCCAGAAAATCATTTTCGGGTTTTAATTCGAAACCTTTAAAAAGAAGCGATTTTATGTTTTTGCCAATTGCAATTTTGGGTTCAACCGAATATGAGTTTAAAATTTCTTTAACCTGCGTTGGTCTGTGAACGTGATAAGAAAGAGAAGAATGTCCGTGAAAACCTTCTGTCCCAAACAATTGTTCATAGTAAAATCCGCCGTTTGGTTTTTCGAACTGGGTGTGTCTTTTTTGAGGGAAATCCCCAAGTTTATGATATAGTGGCATGGCTTTTCAATTAGATAATTTGTAAATTAGATAATTCGAAAATTTGAATTGCATAGGCAGACAATCGGTTCAATTTAAATTGACCTATTTATCTCAATTCGATAGAAGCACTATTCCGGATTTCTCTTAATGAGAAATTGAAGATACTCTAATAAACCTGTCCATTTTGTTTTCATCACAGCAAATATCGTAATTTTTATTAATTAAAATTACATATCGTATTTTTTTAGCATTAAATTATTTTTAAATACTTTGAGATAAAGCCAATATACTGCGAAAAATAATTCTTTGTAAAAATAGAAAAAGTACGGGAAAGAAAGCGTTAAAATAAAAATCCGATGCTGAACCAGGTAAAACTTTTAGACATTTCCGGCGACCATGACTGCTTAATTTCAATTGGGCCAATTATAGTTTCCAGACCGTAACCCACAGCATAACCTGTATATTTAGGCATCGATAACCAGTCTACAGAACTAAAAATATCATCGCCCAGATTGGCAAAATTAGCAGAAAGGTTGATATGGTTCTTTTTGAAAATTTCGTAATCAAGCGAAATATCGGCTTTAATAAAACTATTTCCTGCAATACTTAAAAAGTCATACCCATAGAAGTAGTTGAAGTTATTGATTTTGTTATAACCATAGCCTCCTAATATAAAATCGAAAAACGGTACACTGTCGCTTCCTATATTAAAACCGGCATCGGCACCAAATTTTACTGTTGTTTTATCAAATATGGTTCTCACAAAACCAAGTTCGGCTTTGGCGATAGAAAAAGGTTTGAATTTATTGGTATAATCAGATGAAGCAAGGTACGTCTGTAGATCTGTAGAAAAATATACCCCGGAACTTGGGTAATATTTATCGTCAAACGAGTCGTATTTTAAATAAGCAAAGGCACTCATATAACTGCTTTTATCAATTATATTTTCTACGTTAGAAAGTGTAGGGGAGTTTATTTTCAGATACTTATAATCTAAACCACCGCCCATTAAGAACTTCTGAACAAAAATAGTCTGAAAGTAGGCCTGATTACTTATATCCATAAAGTCAACATTAATTAAATTGAAATTTGGATTCTGTCCGATAAGATTACTCAGACTTGTCGTTACGTTTCGGTTAAACTGATTTAATCTGGAACGGAAACCAAAACTGATATTGAAACCATTTTCGACATAATAATTAAAGTCGTATCTAAAATTATCTCCTAAAATAATATCAAGAGAAGTGACATCGTTTTTTAAAAATGTTTTGTTGTGCGTAAGATTTAGCAAAACAGCACTTTTGTATAGTCCGTCGTAATGAAGGCCCAGTTTTAAATAAGTCTGCGTTGGATTTTCCTTTAAAACCAGGTCAAGATCGTCCTTACCGCCGTCCGGCTGCAGACAATAGGAGATTGTGCTGAAATTTTTAGTAGCATCCAGATTATTAATTCCGGCTTTAAGATCATCATAAGTAATGGTGCTTCCCGGTTTAAAACGAAGTTTACCGCGAATGTATTCTTTAGTATAATTATCTAAACGGTCTGTGTTTATTTTCTGTATTTGAATCGTATCAGACGCAACTTTTAATTTTGGTTTTTTATAATAATTGTCTTCGTTTACCAGCGTTTTAATTTTTTCGTATACAGCAAAAGCGGCTTCTTCTCCTTTTCTGATGATTTCTTCTCCTTTATCAAAAGAAATTACACCGTAATCGCGAATATCCGGTTTAATATAAACATCAGTATCCTTGATTTTGCTTTTCATTTTATCGATAGACTGCAGGTTGGTAATCTGAACCAGAATTCTTGTCGCGTTTTTTAGATTTTTTCGCTTCATTAAGTCATCCTGAACGTCTACACCAATGATAATATCGGCACCCAGATTGCGGACTTCTTTTATTGGATAATTGTTTACAACGCCGCCGTCGACCAATAAATTACCGTCGATTTCAACAGGAGTAAATAAGGATGGAAAAGCGGCACTTGCCATCATGGCCTGAACCAGATTTCCTTTGTTCAGCAAAACTTCTTCGCCGGTTTCAATATTAGTTCCAATACATAAAAACGGAGTAGGAAGTTTGTTAAAATCACGAATATGACGAACATTTCGGGTCAGGCTGCTCAATAAGTTATAGTTGTACATTCCTTTTGAAAGTGCTTCAGGGATACCAACTCTGAATTTACTGAACGGTAAAACAATTGCATACAATTCGTCATTTTTCTTTCCGTAGAAGTTTTTAGACGAACGTGGAATATAATCGTTTATTAAATCGTCGAAATTGGTTTTTTTGAAAATAGAATCAATTTGAGAAGCATTGTAACCGGAAGCGTAAAGGCCGCCAATTACAGATCCCATACTTGTACCGCCAATGTAGTCGATTTTGACTCCTGCTTCTTCGAGAACTTTCAAAACCCCAATATGTGCAAAACCTTTCGCACCGCCGCCACTTAAAACCAAGCCGATTTTAGGTCTTTTTACACTGTCCTGTTTGATTTCCTGACAGAAAGATTTTTCAGGAAAAAGGACCAAAAGAGAAAAAAGCACAAATGCTTTACCCCAAACGGAACGTAGAAAAAATCCTGTTGAGAGGATATTTGAAATGGAAAGCTTAATCAGGCGCATAAAAATTTGCTAGTTGGTTTTGTAAAAGTCGACAATTTTTTTGGCTTTTGACACACCAATGACAGCAGATATTTCTTTTTCTGATGCTAATTTCAATCTTTTAACACTTTTAAAATGTTGTATTAACGTGAGCATGGTTTTTTCGCCTATTCCGGGAATGCTTTCTACAGATGAATTAAGGGCTGCTTTGCTTCGTTTATCACGGTGAAACGTGATCCCGAAACGGTGCGCTTCATTTCGCAGCTGCTGGATAACTTTAAGGGTTTCGGATTTTTTATCGAGATATAACGGGATTGAATCGCCCGGATAAAAAAGTTCTTCAAGACGTTTTGCGATTCCTATAATAGCTACTTTACCACGTAAGCCGAGTTCGTCGATGCTTTTTAAAGCAGCAGATAATTGTCCTTTCCCGCCGTCAATAATAATTAATTGCGGTAAAGGTTCATTTTCATCCAGTAATCTTTTGTAACGGCGGTATACAATTTCGGTCATCGAAGCAAAATCGTCAGGACCTTCAACCGTTTTTACATTAAAATGACGGTAATCTTTTTTGCTGGCTTTTCCGTCTTTAAAAACGACACAGGCCGCAACAGGATTTGTTCCCTGGATATTCGAGTTGTCAAAACATTCTATATGGCGAGGCTCAGCCGGAAGACGTAAATCTTTCTGCATCTGCGCCATGATTCGGTTAACGTGGCGATCCGGATCTACAATCTGCAATTGTTTCAACTGTTCGATTCGGTAGAATTTGGCATTTCGGATGGACAAATCCAATATCTGTTTTTTATCTCCAAGCTGTGGAACGGTTGTTTTTATTTTTTCGCCCAAATCAATTTCAAACGGAACAATAATTTCTTTTGATAATAAGTGAAAACGCTCGCGAAGTTCTACAATTGCCAGTTCTAATAATTCTTCGTCGCTTTCGTCCAGTTTTTTCTTCATTTCCAGAGTATGCGAACGAATGATTGAACCATGCGATATTTGTAGAAAGTTTACATAAGCGGCACTTTCATCAGATACAATCGAAAATACATCGATATTGGTAATCTTTGGATTTACAATGGTCGATCTTGACTGATAATTTTCAAGTACTTCAATTTTTTCTTTGATTTTTTGTGCCTCTTCAAAACGTAAATCTTCGGCATATTTTACCATTAAACGCTTGAAATCTTTCATGCTTTCTTTAAAATTTCCTTTCAGGATTTCGCGGATCGCATCAACCTGGCGCTGGTATTCTTCCAGTGGTTCCATGCCTTCGCACGGACCTTTGCAGTTGCCGATATGATATTCAAGGCAGACTTTAAATTTGCCCGAGTCTATATTCGATTTGCTTAAATCGTAATTGCAGGTTCGTAACGGATATAATTCTTTAATTAAATCCAGTATAGTATGCACGGTTTTGAAACTGGTGTAGGGTCCAAAATATTCAGAACCGTCTTTGACCATTCTTCGGGTTGAAAATATTCTCGAAAAAGGTTCTTTTTTGATACAAATCCAGGGATAACTTTTGTCATCGCGCAAAAGCACGTTGTACCTTGGCTGCAAAGTTTTTATTAGATTGTTTTCTAATAAAAGCGCATCACTTTCGGTAGGAACAACAATATGTTTGATGGTCACGATTTTTCGAACCAGAACATTCGTTTTTGCCGTATCGTGAATTTTATTGAAGTAGGAGGAAACCCTTTTTTTTAAATTTTTGGCCTTCCCCACATACAAGATTTTCCCGTCTTTATCGTAATACTGATATACGCCGGGATTATCCGGTAAGGTGAGAATTTGAAGATCTAAGGACGGTTTTTGCATTCTGTTTTATTTCTGAAGATAACTTGATAAGCGGTTTCAAAAACCATTCTGATTCCTGAAAAAAAAGCTTAACACTGATTTAGTTTCAAATTTACGAAATCAAAAGAATAATTTCTATATTTAGATTTTATAATTCTGCATGAAAAATAGTAAGCCCCTGGTTATTTTCGGCGAATCAATTCTGCCGGGAGAACATAAGACCATAAATGTCGAAATTGCCCGATTACACACAACAACCAAACTCAATATTCCGGTCATTGTACGTCGTTCCAAACACGAAGGTCCGGTTGTTTTATTTTCGGCAGGAATTCATGGTGATGAAATTAATGGTGTCGAAGTTGTCCGCCAGATTATCAGCAAGAAAATCAACCGCCCCGAAAGAGGAACTATTATTTGTATTCCAATTATCAATATGTATGGTTTTGTGAATAAATCCAGAGAATTTCCTGACGGTCGTGACTTAAATCGTGTTTTTCCCGGAAGTAAAAAAGGATCGCTGGCAAGCCGCTTTGCCTATCATATCGTCGAGCAGATTTTACCAATTATAGATTATGCAGTCGATTTTCATGCCGGAGGCGCCAGCCGTTTTAATGTTCCCCAGATCCGGATTACCGAAAATAACATGGAATTAAAATTGCTGGCAGATATTTTTAATGCGCCGTTTACTTTATACTCTAAAAATATTGGCGGTTCTTTTCGAAATACCTGCGAAAAAGCCAACATAAAAATGCTGCTTTTTGAAGGCGGAAAATCATTGGATATAAATGATGCGGTTGCCAATGAAGGTGTAAAAGGAGTAAAGCGGCTGCTGCATTACCTGAATATGCTGGATCCAAAACATATTGTTGAGCCTGCTTTAGAAACTTCTATTTATATTAAATATTCAGTCTGGCTTCGCGCAAAATGTTCCGGACTGCTTCATGATTACAATATGGTTGGTAAATTTGTAACCAAAGGAACTATACTGGCCATTATTACAGATCCGTTTGGAAAGTTTGAACAAAAAGTAAAAGCACCGCATGATGGGTATGTTATTAATGCCAATCATTCGCCAATTGTATACGAAGGCGATGCGATTTATCATTTATCTAAAAATTCTCCCATAAATGCCGACGAATAAAAAAGAATTACGACTTCATTATAAAAATCTTCGCGCAGCACTTTCTGAAAGTGATATCGAAGAAAAAAGTCTGGCTATTGCCAATAGTCTGATTCAGCTGCCTATTTGGGACAAAACTTATTACCATGTTTTTCTTCCAATTGTGGAGCATAAAGAAATCGACACCGAATTTATCCTGCATTTACTTTCCGGAAAAGATAAAGAAATCGTGATTTCGAAAAGCGATTTTGAAACCCGTGAAATGACGCATTTTTTATTGACCGATAATACCAAAATTAAAAAAAACGAGTATAATATTCCCGAACCAATAAACGGACTTCAGGTTCCGGTTCAAAATATTGATGTGGTTTTTGTGCCTCTTCTTGCTTTTGATATTTTTGGCAATCGCATTGGCTACGGAAAAGGTTTTTACGATAAATTTCTTGCCGGTTGTAAACCCGAAACGATAAAAATTGGACTTTCTTTCTTCGAATCTGTAAAAATGATTGATGACGTCTTTGAATCTGATGTAAAATTAGATTATTGCATTACGCCCTTGAAAATCTACACCTTCTGATTTTCTTTTTTTATAATAAAAATATTCTGATAATCAATATTTTATATATGATTCGTAATGTATCTACGCAGCTTTTGTCGATATTAATGACGTAGATGCACTGCGGTGCGTCTGTATATATATTTGCCGGAAAACCCCGTATGATATAAATTAACATTTGTGCAAATTTAACAAATGACTTAATTTTACTTATATCACTTAAATGATTCAAAAACGACTTTAAAAATTTTGGCATCAATTTTGGATTGGCGCAAATCGCAGATAATTTTCTTAGTAAATCCGGAATGCTGATTATTATTTGAGATCAAAACCAATTATTAATCCTAAAATTTTTTAAATGAAAAATACACCTTTTTATTTGCTGGCATTCCTTTTACTTGTTTTAATAAGTTGTAAAAAACAAGATGCGTCTGCCTACGAAACAGTTGATTTAACTGCTGTAGCTTCGGATGAAATTCCGGAAGAATATGTTTCAGATTCCAATACTGAAAGTTATGCCGGACTCGAAGAAAATCCTTTTGAGTCTCCAAAAAAATCTCCTCTTTCTACTTTTTCCATAGATGTTGACAATGCTTCTTATACCAATATCCGTCGTTTTATAAACGAAGGCCAGCCGGTTCCTAAAGATGCTGTTCGTGTAGAAGAAATGATGAACTTCTTTAAATATAAATATCCGCAGCCTAAAGGTGAGAATCCGTTTTCGATAAATACGGAGTTAAGCGACTGTCCGTGGAATAAAAATTCGCAGTTACTGAAAATAGGTTTACAGGGAAAGAATATTCCAATGACCAATCTTCCGGCATCTAACCTTGTTTTTTTAATTGATGTTTCGGGTTCGATGAATGATTCGAATAAACTGCCTTTGCTGAAGGAATCGATGAAAATTCTAGTGAAAGAATTACGTGCCAAGGATAAAGTTTCAATTGTAGTGTATGCCGGTTCTGCAGGTGTTGTTTTAGAGCCGACTTCCGGCGACGAAAAAGATGAAATTATGAATGCTTTTAACCAACTGAGCGCAGGCGGAAGTACAGCAGGAGGGGAAGGAATTGAACTGGCATATAAATTAGCGCAGGAAAATTTTATTAAAGAAGGAAATAACAGAGTAGTTATTGCAACCGATGGTGATTTTAATGTTGGTGCATCTTCTGATCTGGATATGGAAAAACTAATCGAAGAAAAAAGAAAATCAGGTGTGTTTTTAACTGTTTTAGGATTTGGAATGGGGAATTACAAAGACAGTAAAATGGAAATTCTGGCTGATAAAGGAAACGGAAATTATGCTTATATCGATAATATCCAGGAGGCCAATCGTTTTTTAGGAAAAGAATTTAAAGGATCAATGTTTGCCATTGCCAAAGATGTAAAAATCCAGATTGAATTTAATCCAAAACACGTTCAGGCGTATCGATTAATTGGTTATGAAAACCGAAAGTTAAAAGACGAAGATTTTAAAAATGATGCGGTCGATGCAGGAGAATTAGGAAGCGGCCATACGGTAACAGCTCTTTATGAGATTATTCCGCCGGGTGTCGAAAGTAATTATGTTCCGTCAGATTTAAAATATACCAAAGTAAAGACCGATGAAACAGCTTACAGCGATGAACTGGCCACGATTAAATTCCGTTATAAAAAACCGGATGGCGATAAAAGTATTGAAATCGTGAATACAATTGCAAACAAAAAAACAGCATTGAACAATAGTTCTGAAGATTTTAAATTTACAACTGCTGTTGCCTGGTTTGGTTTAAAATTGAGAGATTCAAAGTTTATCACAAATTCATCAAGTGCCGATATTAAGAAACTGGCCAAATCAGGATTATCATACGATGATGAAGGTTACAGAGCAGAGTTTGTCCGATTGGTAGAGGCTGTGAATTAATATTAAATTCCAGTATAGAAATTGCTTCGCCTGTTCGCTGTCGTTCAGGTACAAATTTTAAATCTCAAAATAAAAAATTCCAAATCCCAGGTCAGATAGACATTGGGATTTGGAATTTTTTTATTGAAATTTTATACCGTTATTTTACTTCCTTAATTGTTGTTCCGTCGATCCAGCCTTCGGTACCGTCTGTTAATTCGACTTTTTTCCATTTTCCAAGGCTTTCCATTACATATACTTTTGCACCTTCATGAAGTAAAATAATCGCAGCACCACCTTTTTGAGGCTCGCTTCTTACTTCGCTTAATTCGGCAAAAACAATCGCCGGACGATCGTTGTCAAAATGATCTTTTTCAGACATTCCCGCAGAAACGCTTAAAGCCAGAGCAACCAAAAAAATAAACATTGCAACAAAATAGATTCGTTTCGTAATAGTACGTTGTGAAAAGTAATACCCGATAAAACCAAGTAAAAACAAAAAAGCAATTCCAACCGAAATTTTTGCCCACATGTTGTAATCGAAAATTGAAGTAAAATTCTGGATCAGTTTTGCAAAACCTACTTTCGGTACTTCTTTTATTTCATCGATAGTTAGTTTTTTGGCAAATTTTAAGTTGTTTAGAGTCTCCGGATCGTTTGGTTTTAATACCAGAGCCTTTTCATAATTGTAAATTGAAGGAGCAACTTTGTTCAGTTTATAATAACTGTTTGCCAGATTAAAATACAATTCAGCCGACTCCAGTTTATCTTCTTTGATAATATCTTCATAAACCTGAACCGCTTCTTTATATTGTCCCTTTTGGTACAAAGCATTTCCTTTTTCAAAGCTGCTTTGAGCAAAGAAAACCTGCGAGATTAATAAAAAGAGATATAGTATGTTTTTCATTTTATTTTCTTTAAACCCGACAGTTTTTTTAATCTGCCAGGTTTGATTTATAACGTTTAAACAATCTGTTTTTCTAATTCGGAAATAATCAAAACAGCTTTATCATAATCCTGCTGAATCGAAGCACTCGATGCCGGAGCATAACGTGCAAACTCACAGTTTTCGGTTAGATTAATAAAATTTTGAACCGTTTCAGGATTTGCATTTCTTGACAGCAGCAATTCGCGGATATTGTCTTTACTCATTTCTGAGGTTTCAATATGCAGTTTTGCTTTTAAGAAATTATGCATTGCTTTTTCAAGAGCAATATAAAAGGCTTCTTTATTGCCAAGCTGTTTTTTAGCCTGCGACAGGTATTTCTTTGCCAGCTTGTTGTTCATTCTGATTCGGTTTCCTTTTACATCACTGTCAATAGCTTCTTTTTTCTTCTTAGCCAAAATAATAATCGGGATAATGGCAAATGGGAAAAATATCAAAATGTAATACAAATCAGAGCCGTAGAAATCGTTTTTAGCTGTTCCGGTTAAGATCGTTTTTGATTTATTATATTTAAACTGTTCTGCTTTTTCAACAACATTTTTAGATGCAGTCGACGGATTGGCTTCTGCTAATGTAGGGCCGTCCAGAACATCCACCATAATTTCCTTAGAGGTTATGGTTTTATAAGAACCGGAGCTCAGGTCAAAATACGAGAACGAGATTGGTTTTATTGCATATTTGCCTTTGTACTGCGGAATGATCGTGTACTTGTCGGTTATTTTTCCGGACATTCCGGATAATGTTGTATTTATTCTTTCATCATGAACCGGGTCATACATTTCCAATGCATTTGGCACAACCGGTTTTGGCAGCGTAAATAATTTTAGATTACCGCTTCCTGCAGCGCTGACAACCAAATCAAGACTTTCACCGCTTTTAAGAGTAGTTCTTGATGGTGTCACTGTAAAGTTAAAATTACCTACTGCACCTGTAAACCCTTCCGGTTTTCCTGCTTCCGGAAGTGGTCTTACGGTAATTGTTTTTGCTCCTGTTGAAACTGTTTTATTATCTTCAGCAATAATCATCTGTCCAAACATATCACGGCGATTGGTTGGCAGCTGTACGCCAATGTCTAATGAAAGCGGCTCAATAGTAAGTCTGCCGCTTTTTTGCGGATATAATATTGTTTTCTTTAAAACCACATAATAACATCTTTCGCCTCTGTAGCTTCCTTCAACGGGATTAAGCTGTTTTATTTCGATATTCTGATTCCAGAAATCATTGTATTTTGGTTTGGTAAGTTCCTTAAAACCAGTAACACCAATGTTACCAAAGTATAATTTGTAAACTACCGTAATAGGCTCATTTAAATATGGCGTTGTTTTAGAAACTTCTGCTTCCAGATGCAGCAATTCATTTGAAGACCCCTGCTGTTGTTGTCTGTCATAAGGATCTCGTTCCTGCGCTACAGCATTTGTCACGGTAATTTTTACCGGAGCCGTTTTATAAATCTGACCGTTGTATTCTATTGCAGCTGGTTTGATTGTAAAAGTCCCTTTTTTTTGCGGCTGCAAAATATAGGAATATACTTTTTGAAAAGAACTTCGTCCGTTTATCCAGGACTGGCTTATCTGCTGGCTTGGTCCGCCTAC
This portion of the Flavobacterium gelatinilyticum genome encodes:
- a CDS encoding succinylglutamate desuccinylase/aspartoacylase family protein, whose translation is MKNSKPLVIFGESILPGEHKTINVEIARLHTTTKLNIPVIVRRSKHEGPVVLFSAGIHGDEINGVEVVRQIISKKINRPERGTIICIPIINMYGFVNKSREFPDGRDLNRVFPGSKKGSLASRFAYHIVEQILPIIDYAVDFHAGGASRFNVPQIRITENNMELKLLADIFNAPFTLYSKNIGGSFRNTCEKANIKMLLFEGGKSLDINDAVANEGVKGVKRLLHYLNMLDPKHIVEPALETSIYIKYSVWLRAKCSGLLHDYNMVGKFVTKGTILAIITDPFGKFEQKVKAPHDGYVINANHSPIVYEGDAIYHLSKNSPINADE
- a CDS encoding patatin-like phospholipase family protein, whose translation is MRLIKLSISNILSTGFFLRSVWGKAFVLFSLLVLFPEKSFCQEIKQDSVKRPKIGLVLSGGGAKGFAHIGVLKVLEEAGVKIDYIGGTSMGSVIGGLYASGYNASQIDSIFKKTNFDDLINDYIPRSSKNFYGKKNDELYAIVLPFSKFRVGIPEALSKGMYNYNLLSSLTRNVRHIRDFNKLPTPFLCIGTNIETGEEVLLNKGNLVQAMMASAAFPSLFTPVEIDGNLLVDGGVVNNYPIKEVRNLGADIIIGVDVQDDLMKRKNLKNATRILVQITNLQSIDKMKSKIKDTDVYIKPDIRDYGVISFDKGEEIIRKGEEAAFAVYEKIKTLVNEDNYYKKPKLKVASDTIQIQKINTDRLDNYTKEYIRGKLRFKPGSTITYDDLKAGINNLDATKNFSTISYCLQPDGGKDDLDLVLKENPTQTYLKLGLHYDGLYKSAVLLNLTHNKTFLKNDVTSLDIILGDNFRYDFNYYVENGFNISFGFRSRLNQFNRNVTTSLSNLIGQNPNFNLINVDFMDISNQAYFQTIFVQKFLMGGGLDYKYLKINSPTLSNVENIIDKSSYMSAFAYLKYDSFDDKYYPSSGVYFSTDLQTYLASSDYTNKFKPFSIAKAELGFVRTIFDKTTVKFGADAGFNIGSDSVPFFDFILGGYGYNKINNFNYFYGYDFLSIAGNSFIKADISLDYEIFKKNHINLSANFANLGDDIFSSVDWLSMPKYTGYAVGYGLETIIGPIEIKQSWSPEMSKSFTWFSIGFLF
- a CDS encoding homogentisate 1,2-dioxygenase, yielding MPLYHKLGDFPQKRHTQFEKPNGGFYYEQLFGTEGFHGHSSLSYHVHRPTQVKEILNSYSVEPKIAIGKNIKSLLFKGFELKPENDFLDSRKAMLVNKDCIIGLAAPKESLRSYFYKNADADEMLFIHKGKGKLRTMLGNIPFEYGDYLIIPRGIIYQIEFETEENRLFYVESYTPFYTPKRYKNQSGQHLEHSPFCERDFILPNELETHDEKGDFLMKIKKEGMLHEVVYATHPFDVVGWDGYNFPYGFSIHNFEPITGRVHQPPPVHQTFETATFVVCSFCPRLYDYHPKAIPAPYNHSNIDSDEVIYYVDGDFMSRNNIEQGHITLHPKGIPHGPAPGAMERSIGHKETQELAVMVDTFRPLMITEEAMGLDDGQYYKSWTES
- the uvrC gene encoding excinuclease ABC subunit UvrC; the protein is MQKPSLDLQILTLPDNPGVYQYYDKDGKILYVGKAKNLKKRVSSYFNKIHDTAKTNVLVRKIVTIKHIVVPTESDALLLENNLIKTLQPRYNVLLRDDKSYPWICIKKEPFSRIFSTRRMVKDGSEYFGPYTSFKTVHTILDLIKELYPLRTCNYDLSKSNIDSGKFKVCLEYHIGNCKGPCEGMEPLEEYQRQVDAIREILKGNFKESMKDFKRLMVKYAEDLRFEEAQKIKEKIEVLENYQSRSTIVNPKITNIDVFSIVSDESAAYVNFLQISHGSIIRSHTLEMKKKLDESDEELLELAIVELRERFHLLSKEIIVPFEIDLGEKIKTTVPQLGDKKQILDLSIRNAKFYRIEQLKQLQIVDPDRHVNRIMAQMQKDLRLPAEPRHIECFDNSNIQGTNPVAACVVFKDGKASKKDYRHFNVKTVEGPDDFASMTEIVYRRYKRLLDENEPLPQLIIIDGGKGQLSAALKSIDELGLRGKVAIIGIAKRLEELFYPGDSIPLYLDKKSETLKVIQQLRNEAHRFGITFHRDKRSKAALNSSVESIPGIGEKTMLTLIQHFKSVKRLKLASEKEISAVIGVSKAKKIVDFYKTN
- a CDS encoding four helix bundle protein; its protein translation is MTFNEKYKDNALLIKTFNFALNIIYYTTELQEQKKFVITNQLLKSGTSIGANSKESQNAESKADFIHKLKITIKEADETEYWLFLYDAYKEYPNCKELIEQLSEILNKIISTSKMSSTR
- the hppD gene encoding 4-hydroxyphenylpyruvate dioxygenase — protein: MSKEVKSVEYGLEKIFEGAQDFLPLLGTDYVEFYVGNAKQAAHYYKSAFGYQSLAYAGLETGVKDRASYVIKQDKIRIVLTTPLTADSPINEHLKKHGDGVKVAALWVEDATKSYEETMKRGARSFMEPTVEEDEFGQVVRSGIYTYGETVHIFVERKNYNGVFLPGYREWKSDFNPESTGLKYIDHMVGNVGWNEMNTWVKFYEDVMGFVNFLSFDDKQITTEYSALMSKVMSNGNGRIKFPINEPAEGKKKSQIEEYLDFYGGPGIQHIAIATDDIIKTVSQLRARGVEFLSAPPHTYYEAIPERLGVHMDMMKEDLNEIEKLAIMVDADEDGYLLQIFTKPVQDRPTLFFEIIQRMGAKGFGAGNFKALFESIEREQELRGTL